One genomic window of Gossypium hirsutum isolate 1008001.06 chromosome D11, Gossypium_hirsutum_v2.1, whole genome shotgun sequence includes the following:
- the LOC107911100 gene encoding LOB domain-containing protein 36, whose translation MSSSNSPCAACKFLRRKCTQECVFAPYFPPDNPQKFANVHKVFGASNVAKLLNELNASQREDAVNSLAYEAEARLRDPVYGCVGLISILQHKLKQMQHDLNNAKKELATYIGPQAMLPILQPHVFLQQHVGNASSAVMQHNMMPMMGIPTAAAASASHGGQLVIREPPQQQAQIFEAQQQLVAAVAAREQQEMFRGYEHQHQHQQGQQQHEIVRFNGGGFEGGGSVTATGFNQITPGSSMSSSLALGSFDNPYQIQTQQQQQHGSHSLQPHLLLQTQEGQPQEHPQSQQNQPQMSGSEEGRSIGPSC comes from the coding sequence atgtcatCGTCAAACTCACCTTGCGCAGCGTGCAAGTTTCTTCGTAGAAAATGCACCCAAGAATGCGTCTTTGCGCCTTACTTCCCACCTGACAATCCCCAGAAATTCGCCAACGTCCACAAAGTGTTCGGTGCCAGCAATGTCGCCAAGCTTTTGAACGAACTCAACGCATCTCAACGCGAGGATGCTGTCAACTCCTTAGCCTACGAGGCCGAGGCTCGTCTCCGTGACCCCGTCTACGGCTGCGTCGGCCTCATCTCCATCTTGCAACACAAGCTCAAACAAATGCAACACGATCTTAACAACGCCAAGAAAGAACTCGCCACTTACATTGGCCCTCAAGCAATGCTCCCTATCTTACAACCGCATGTTTTTTTGCAACAACATGTTGGGAACGCTTCTTCAGCCGTAATGCAACACAATATGATGCCCATGATGGGGATTCCTACGGCCGCCGCTGCTTCGGCTTCCCATGGGGGACAGTTGGTGATTAGGGAACCACCACAACAGCAGGCTCAGATTTTCGAGGCGCAACAGCAACTGGTGGCGGCGGTGGCGGCAAGGGAACAACAAGAAATGTTCAGGGGATATGAACATCAGCATCAGCATCAACAGGGTCAGCAACAGCATGAGATTGTGAGGTTTAATGGAGGAGGGTTTGAAGGGGGTGGTTCAGTTACTGCAACTGGTTTCAATCAGATAACACCCGGATCTTCCATGTCATCCTCTTTAGCTTTAGGGAGTTTTGATAACCCTTATCAGATTCAAACTCAACAACAGCAACAACATGGAAGCCATTCACTTCAACCACACCTTCTGCTTCAAACACAAGAAGGTCAACCCCAAGAACATCCACAATCACAGCAAAATCAACCGCAAATGTCGGGAAGCGAGGAGGGTAGGAGTATTGGTCCTTCTTGTTGA